The Candidatus Omnitrophota bacterium genome contains the following window.
GTTTGCAAAAAGCTATGGCTTTGCCCCCGCAAAGCCGGACGGTGCCTGCACCTACCACCAAGCCCGCTGAAGCACCGACAGGTGCGGAAGCGGGCGGATGCATCATGATATAGAGAACAAGGAAAACAGCATATCGTAAAACCTTAATGATATGTCAGCCAAAAGTCCGAATATAGATATTAGGCATAAGCAGGTATTATAGCAGGATATAGTTAGTTTACAGAGTGGTTTAATAAAATAGTGATTGAAGCCGGACGAGCACAAAGCTTCCTTCAGAAATCATGATTGTTGAGGGAGAAAAATTAAAAAGCAGGATGCCTAATTCGAATAACTAAACATCCTGCTCCAACTCAACTTAATGTTTTTCTCTATGCATTAACTTCTAACTGTCTAGATTTATTCAATAATCCTGCAACCATCCAGGCAATTACAAAAGTAATAATTACCCCTGCCAACCCTGCCAAAGATGTTGCCAATATTTCATTACTTATTACCGGAACTATATAGTCGGGTAAAGGGCTAACAAAATTTGGCGCTGTTTCATGAAGAAAATTAAACTTTCTAGCCACCCATTCTAAACCATCGGGCAAACCACTGGCAAAAGGGCTCAAAACAAAGGCAACAATACCAGAAGCCACGAGGGGAATTATAATGGATTTTTTCTCTAAAGTATTTACCGGATCATGGCCTAAAGCAAAACATGCTGCAACAGTAATTAAACCCTCGCCTATCCCAATAAATGCGTGGGTACCCCACATTGCCCCAATCACCTTGAAAAAGGGAATGATTCCTGAAACAGCTAACTCAATACTGCAAACCAATGTCGCTGCCATTACTGATAACCAAGCAGCAAATCCTAACCCTAACGCATAATGAATATTTGATGTTTGGGATTTTTTAAAGTATGCCTGAATAAACCCGCCTAACCCTGCTCCAACAATAGCCATGTTAAAAAT
Protein-coding sequences here:
- a CDS encoding energy-coupling factor ABC transporter permease, with the translated sequence MHIPNGMLQGGVCPVTAVVSVVGVGLAAFKVFFAKAKPSAGKFAAITALIFAGQMMNFPISGGTSGHLLGGVLAAALLGVPFGILSMALVATIQCLVFSDGGLTVLGANIFNMAIVGAGLGGFIQAYFKKSQTSNIHYALGLGFAAWLSVMAATLVCSIELAVSGIIPFFKVIGAMWGTHAFIGIGEGLITVAACFALGHDPVNTLEKKSIIIPLVASGIVAFVLSPFASGLPDGLEWVARKFNFLHETAPNFVSPLPDYIVPVISNEILATSLAGLAGVIITFVIAWMVAGLLNKSRQLEVNA